From the Pseudomonas baltica genome, one window contains:
- a CDS encoding AraC family transcriptional regulator, with protein MATSHHYIDRLATLHFIALVNAFVAESGHATERLLQGTELVADDLRAGDKLISVEQECVILRNAQRLTQAQHLGLELGHRCRLAAYGVFGFTLLSSRDLRSALELFFEYPLPLGTGFELRLVQEQGTAWLNVDATFDIEDELRWLAIEFSLTALQSVMADLLYQPLPLTAINIGFASAPECTPYRRYFDCPVTFDVARPTSLSFDAAWLDQPLPCANATAHNEMKAHCSVLKTHLESPRDFLASVRSAICAGFDTSPSLSNVATSMACSSKTLQRHLRAAGTSFNELLCEARYQRAQELLSRQMPVARIAENLGFSEAAAFRRAFQRWSGCTPSQYRLQGKD; from the coding sequence ATGGCTACCTCTCACCACTACATCGATCGCCTGGCAACCTTGCACTTCATTGCTTTGGTCAATGCCTTCGTCGCTGAGTCGGGGCATGCGACCGAGCGTCTGCTGCAGGGCACCGAGCTGGTTGCCGATGATTTGCGCGCCGGCGACAAGCTGATTTCGGTGGAGCAGGAATGCGTGATCCTGCGCAACGCCCAGCGCCTGACCCAGGCCCAGCATCTTGGCCTGGAACTGGGTCACCGCTGCCGCCTGGCCGCTTATGGTGTATTCGGCTTCACCCTGTTGTCGAGCCGCGACCTGCGCTCGGCCCTCGAGCTGTTTTTCGAATACCCCTTGCCGCTGGGCACCGGCTTCGAGCTGCGCCTGGTGCAGGAGCAGGGCACTGCCTGGCTCAATGTCGATGCGACCTTCGATATCGAGGACGAATTGCGCTGGCTGGCCATCGAGTTTTCGCTGACCGCGCTGCAGAGCGTGATGGCCGATCTGCTCTACCAGCCATTGCCGTTGACGGCGATCAATATCGGCTTTGCCAGCGCGCCCGAGTGCACGCCTTACCGGCGGTATTTCGATTGCCCAGTGACCTTCGACGTTGCCCGGCCCACCAGCCTGTCGTTCGATGCCGCATGGCTCGATCAGCCTTTGCCGTGCGCCAACGCGACGGCGCATAACGAGATGAAGGCGCATTGTTCGGTACTCAAGACTCATCTGGAAAGCCCGCGGGATTTTCTTGCCAGCGTCCGATCGGCCATCTGCGCCGGTTTCGATACCTCGCCGTCATTGAGCAATGTCGCCACTTCCATGGCCTGTTCCAGCAAGACGCTGCAACGTCACTTGCGCGCGGCCGGTACCAGCTTTAACGAGCTGCTCTGCGAAGCCCGTTACCAGCGCGCGCAGGAGTTGCTGTCGCGGCAGATGCCGGTAGCACGGATCGCCGAAAACCTCGGTTTCAGCGAGGCGGCGGCGTTTCGCCGGGCGTTCCAGCGCTGGAGCGGATGCACGCCGTCGCAGTATCGCTTGCAGGGCAAGGACTGA
- a CDS encoding TetR/AcrR family transcriptional regulator — protein sequence MLSEASRAESLFERTASPREKKRVQRIEDIIDTAAMIFVRDGYAQFSARRVASEMGISLSNLQHYCGTTENLLLSMIRAKIEVFVTQFVAIASDTARTAEERLVDVIEQDMEAARDPWIASFSFQSWALAEHDQAVGEHLRVIYETFCRVMAQLIQEVNPQLTAARADIFAVLIASQIEGLLFYHKHTNALSQNWQETVDTTVAVWLTMIRAG from the coding sequence ATGTTGAGTGAAGCTTCACGCGCCGAGTCGCTGTTCGAGCGCACTGCCAGCCCCCGCGAGAAGAAACGCGTGCAGCGTATCGAGGACATCATCGATACCGCGGCCATGATCTTCGTGCGCGATGGCTATGCGCAGTTTTCCGCGCGTCGCGTCGCCAGCGAGATGGGCATCAGCCTGAGCAACCTCCAGCATTACTGCGGCACCACGGAGAATCTGCTGCTGTCGATGATCCGCGCCAAGATCGAAGTCTTCGTCACGCAGTTCGTCGCCATCGCCAGCGACACCGCGCGCACTGCTGAAGAACGTCTGGTCGACGTGATCGAGCAGGACATGGAAGCCGCCCGTGATCCGTGGATCGCTTCGTTTTCCTTCCAGAGCTGGGCGCTGGCCGAGCACGATCAAGCCGTCGGCGAACACCTGCGCGTCATCTACGAGACGTTCTGCCGAGTCATGGCACAGTTGATCCAAGAGGTGAATCCGCAACTGACCGCTGCCCGGGCGGATATCTTCGCGGTGCTGATCGCTTCGCAAATCGAAGGGCTGCTGTTCTACCACAAGCACACCAACGCCCTGTCGCAGAATTGGCAAGAAACCGTCGATACCACCGTAGCCGTATGGCTGACGATGATTCGTGCCGGTTGA